The Coffea arabica cultivar ET-39 chromosome 6e, Coffea Arabica ET-39 HiFi, whole genome shotgun sequence genome contains the following window.
ACAAGTTGTGATACATTGCAATCGCTTCATGATAAGATCAAAAAATTCCTTAACTTTTGAACATTGATATAATGTAAACAGTACAATTCTTCTTTTTCATCAAATTCACAGAACACAACGTAGCAtagataaaaattttcaaaacccaAAATAGGAAGATTACATTTATAATCCAATAGCGTAAGACAAATTTGAATAGCTTTCAAATTATTAACATTCTCCTTCATTActtggaaatttttgcatttaggagatgattagataatgggataatttcagaaacctccgttgaggtttctgacaatttcactcggctccttccaattttagaaaattacgcTGATCTCCCTTGGTTCAATAAAATGATTACAATACCCTATATTTAATAGATAATTTACCATATTTGTGGGACacaaaaatcaaaccaaaagtgaaagaaaaaaataaaaacctgCAACAACTTGTCATCATCCCCAATCATACTTAATTAACAgcagtttcttttttctttccctccctttttttctaCCTCTTATGATTCACTCCTTCCTACCTATAACCTCATAGTCTATTCCACCCATCAACTACACCACCATGCAAATCTACCTGAAGTGTTTATTTCTTgtctatttctttctttctgtggTACTTAACTATTAGCCCCTCTTATTTATTTCTTCTCGTATTATAATTTGCATAcattaaagaatcaaaatttccaaaattacaaATTGAGGGAGCCAATGAAAATTTCATGGCCAAATTAGATGGAGATGGTTGTGATAgaggggaaaaatgaaattaacgGGCTATGGTTGGAAAAGgaaaatgtgagaacccgtaattttctcattttctagggtttttctcgttaatggcatgttttctacattttctttataaGGAAACTTTTtccgataatttttatgagtaaatatagtttttagatgatttttgtagtatcggttaggttttgagaaattaagagcgtataccggacgtgggacccgctagtgcggaaagttcgaaaaaattcggccaactaggttaagttttggatactgggtgttatgagataattagaggttgctatttggattggtgtgagaggaaacaaagagatagagatgcattaattatagtgacaagtgtcaccatatggtTAGTGgttacttttgactactattcatactTTTACCCTTTTactaaaataactcaaaaattgaccaaaattcactccaaatttgcaagctcatagccggccctctccaagaaagaaagaaagagaactcttcaagtttttgcttcaatcttgctcaaatctaccaaatcaaccacttaatcttgcttttgttccatagaaaaccttaagtgagtgattgtgaggtgtttagtggagttgtttggaaggctaaggtgattagttgctccctctcttgtgttgctaaggtgagtagtaaaggaacccctctcctccatctaatgatgtttaattcatgatttgtagtagtttaagatgtaattttatggattatatcttgattttggttgaattggtgaagttttataattattggtgatttttctgttttcatatgattatgattatgtggtcatgtatgatgattggaaatgatatttaaggaagttagaaggtggaaaaagtggttaattgcaggaaatttctgttttggaaggaaatttggaaagctagggtttcatttccttcattctgcccggcactgttcatcatggttagaggccgaattagccttgggttaaaacataaaagatgtagggaatgatattttagagatacctgtaaaatttcaggccaatcggagtagcgtaacttgtgaaaagatcgaaatacccctgctgccctggtttcacccgaacttgagaattgcttctgtaattggttaatttggttgggaatgcttctgatttggttgttgatgtattctgatgaattgtatccttgtatcttagctttcggatggctttggaatcacttgatttggacataggtagcctgacttatgatgtttgaaccagaatgcggtttgtgaacctatttttgcggttctggtgtagtatattgcattttgacctggttacactcgaaactggatagagtagccttcttcaacattgtatccctatctcttagctttgaaacggtgtatcttgcacctccatccgataatcgtagtgccaatggtgccaaaaccgcaaacggatgtcaaaaactatttttttttgggttagaacTTAatgccatttccggattttcctggtttactctagtgcttatacattctagtggaaccttattttggtggtatttggcattggttatgacttgtaattgagtcttattatgcttatttgaatgtcTAGGCCGTGACGGTTGTGCAAGACGCTCTTaggcggaagtgcatgaaatatcatttgcttgattggtgagtgtaccactcacttgttgtttacaatgtggcattggtatatgtgaacttgatgccttgaaggcttatttgctctgttgaacttaattgagtgagggtgtacttgatcgccctcacccatttGGTATCTGATATGAGTGTCTACTGTTTTACtgtaatgattgaatgatacatgaaatactgaattggttcatgaatttggtgtcgcttggacgagtatccaacgaccattactgatacgactgagctcaaccccattggtagtcgattggaaCGAGctggcgagggcttggtcgtgaaaattgacgagccatggggactgttatatggaatcttgtagtagtgagactcttgattccggtatactcgagtattaccaaatttctactgtttggagttcgggcccggtaggggtatgttgggtggaaggaatggaagtaaagtggaggctactgttggttactcttaaacattgacggagggtcaatgaggttcgatcaagaatgcaaacgaggaaaagggctcttgagagccgcccgtatccttttatcaccactattgatgtgtgcctttgcttacttttgatgaattggaatgaaaagctttctgcttatgtgaactttgctgcttgagtggtattatctcactgggcgtaagctcactctattcccttttgttttccttacaggaaaataaatacttttggactggatttgatagttggttgccgaattgagctagatggacatatcttttgtatagctccttgattgaaaccctaaatgtacttttgggtccgtttctcttttgatttggcaaaccgtacatgtatccagttttgaataacttttgtatgccacttttgatggtatatgcttaatttcaacatgtaaatatttgcttgatgtttggttgggagttgacgtgtcggttactattcattaccgactccggtttcattttttttattttgacattttgacttgtttacgcgcatttgtatgttccggaacgtattagatcgctctaaactgaaccgttagtcctggcgagagttgggcaggcagtccgctaacccctttggctcgccttaggggaaggtggggctgtcacagaaaaGGGACGAATCGAGGTTATGCTATTATGTCTGTTACGTACTAGAATATaatatcttcattttgtttcatttttgtttgatttacaaGCATTGGTAGTGGTTTGTCACAAAGATTAGCTTCTCTATTCCTAACACCATTGGAGTATGGGGTTACTCTTGGCATAGGTGTCAATAGTGGTTGGCTAGGTCCTTTTCTGTTCAAAAAAAGTGATGGGTGATAGGTGGTGGGTTCATAATTTGACATGTGAGATTAGTTAATAGACAAAATATAGGGCCCGTTtagtaaatgaattttttggctgtttgtttaaaattttattataacttactgtagaaattgtaggaaaaatttttgaagtgtgtaaatttttggatattttgaaatgtatagtttaaaaattttgagaagttttttcaggttactgtagctaaagttgttaaaaaacttatagCAGACAAACTTAGCCAAAAACTTGTTTACCAAAAAGGCCCATAGTGTTAATTTGGGGCTGAAAACTttttaagggtattttagttGGTGGTGATGGTTACGATCGATTTGTAGAGGAAGTGATTCGGGTAGAGTTTAGGATTTTGATGATGCCgaaattgataaaatttgggGATTAAGTTTGAGTGCAATTTTggtaaaatttgatattttagtgATGCCAAAATTGATAGAATTTGGGGATTAAGTTGGAGTTTGCTTGAATAGGTTGATCAGGTTTTTGGTTTATAATTATTGTAGAAGCATAGCAAACTTGGATGAAAGTGTTTgttactctctttttttttttgtttaaattgaTCACTaaaacttttcttgattttcttttgatGTATGATATTGCATAGgggtattttaggatatttaagtacaattCTAGCATGATGGGTCTACAATATTACTTAAACAGTAAAAGCAAGGGAGGTTAGTgtactttttaaaaatgggGGAGCTGAGTGAAACTGtcagaaatctcaagggaggtttctaaaattatcccttagaTAATTGGTGATAAGGTTTTCtattgtgaaatatgtgtaaTTATAACTGTTTTCATGACGtaccttttcttgatttttgaattttctccTTTTAATTATGCGTTCAGTGCTAGTTTAAAAGTTACATTACAACAAGTTAAAACAACAGCCTTACTCGAGaccataaaaaaaaacatataatgaaagcaaaagaaaaaagcttTGTAGACCACTTGCAGTTTTGTTCAGATTTGTTGTTACAAAAATTTCGAAGTAAAATTGCAGCTGTAGTTCAAATGTAAACAAAGCTACAAAATCCATTCCACCGCTGCGCCTGAATTATAagagaactttttttttatatatatgtttaAAGACGAAGGGTAGACGTGGTTTCTTGAAATCCACACAACGCATATGCCCCGACATATAGATAGAATAATGTAAAATATCCTGGGACAGGTTGATCGTGATCATTTTCGGGGATGTCCCTTTGCCACCTCATAGGACATGTTGATTCTCTTTATGCCCTTTTAAGCTTACAATTCTAGGTCCGCAACAAGTCAACATGTGCTATCCAAAGTTTTctacctttgttttttttttttttttaatcgtcATCCCTACTCCTACTCTATCATAATCTAATTACGGAGATATCCATTTGGACCTATGGGGGATCGATGGGGATAGAACCACCACTGGATCAGACGGATGCACCACGCACCCGTCTGAATTTTTTTGAAGCACCACAAATGTGGCAaattggtgggaggcaaggttcGAACTCttgcctcccaccccaccaaagCAAAATGTAGAAACATTCTTCACATTTTGTGTCTGTTCATTTTGTCCCTCACCTTTGACTTTTTGCGTTTTCATGACTCGTACAAGTAAAACATCCAATTATATATTAAACCACAATGCCAGTAGTTTTTTTCAGCTGAAATTAGGGTCACAAGGCTATATTTCTGGTTCCTCTTGGTTTTATGATTTTATTTGAATCATTTCAtgtccttttttcatttttcgtgATTTGCTTCTTATTCTACAAATTCTACTAATTTCATTGTTTGTTCTATTTTTGTCTTTCATTTTGTTCCACTTCTATCTTTTAGAACTTAAAAAGCCATCTACAGATGCTTTATGCCCTAATCACAAATGCCAATTCTAGGTTAACCCCCTTCCCTACCCAGTCAAGCCTCCATAAATCTCTACCTGAGTTGTTCTGAGATAACTTCCAGCAACCGAAGATGCCGTCCCACAAGACCTTCATGATAAAGAAGAAGCTGGCGAAGAAGCAGAGGCAGAACAGGCCCATCCCTTATTGGATCCGAATGCGCACTGACAACACCATCCGCTACAATGCCAAGCGTCGCCATTGGCGCCGCACCAAGCTCGGCTTCTAAATTTTCTGCGTCCGCCGTCACCAGCATGTTACCTTTATTTGTCTCGAGCTTTTTACCCTCCcccctcaaaaaaaaagaacttttgGTTTAATTAGTAGCTTAATTAAAGATGGTGGTGTTTTAATCAATTTTGGTATTGTTATTATCCTTATGACTGTTTCGTTGTAGGTCTCGAACGAATTTCATTTGATTCGAAGTCACAAAATTGAAACTTTAATTTGATTGAAGAACccttttggtagaaaaaaaaaaagagttgttCTGAGTTCATCTTACTCGATCTAAATCAACGGTGTTAcgacttattcaatgtaagttgagTCGAATTTGTGTCAAAATATTTTGTCTGATTTGGAAGTGAGCTGAACTTGGATTTCACTGAAGATTCATCTTACAATTTGTTTGTACAGCATATCGTTAAAAGCCCCTGATAATTTAACTGAAGAAAATATGCTCCTTAAAGTTTCTAATTTTAGGCAAAGTAGGACAATTgatggaaaattttttaaaaaaagactGTAAATAACTAAATTGGTGTTAGTGAAATTTTTTCTGActttgtatttttttatttataatgttTAGAGTTTAGATGAACATGACTCCCTAGGTTTCAAATAGTTATAGTTAGCGGCCGTAATTACGATGAAATGACATTTGAATTGAATAATAACATTACAATTTTGATCCAAAATCCTTaaccaaaatgtagaaaagttaaataaaaaagaattggaTAAAACTAATTTGAATAACATTACATAgataatgaataaataaaaaccAATGAAAGAGGAGAAGAATTCTAATTTTAATATAACTTTGTTCTAACAACTAGCGCACAAATTCTTGCATGATTTATTGATGTAGGTCATTTCAAAATGGTGGTAACTAAGAATTTTGGTTGCAATAATTAGTGACTCTAAGTGCCAATATGAAGTGCATTTAcggatttttgaaaatttttcctttttttttcttgccctTCTTTTCGATTGACATGTAGACATTCAAATAGTAAAGCTTTAAAGTAGTATTATTGTCCATGTAGGTTGGTAATTTTATTGAATTACTAAAATGATTTtatgaaaattatattttatttgaaagCTATGAATTAATAAGctattgaaaaacaaaaaaaaaagattattagATTGTCAACTCATTTAACATGTAGCATATAttgcattatatatatatatatatatatatatatatatatatatatatatccaatcATATCTCCGATAACTTGCACCACAAAATCCTTAATTTTTCTCCATATCTTCTCAATTCAAACTTCCAACTTGTTTTCctaaaaatcatagaaaatgCATTCATTAATTGACAAATCCACAATAGAAGCTAAGAAGCTAAGaaaataatagataaatatctgaaaataataaatttataatatatatatattaaagtgAAACATAATAAGTGTTTAATTTTAGTACAAGtgacaaaaattataaaaattattatcaaTTAATTCATCATAGTGCATTCTACAACGGATAAGTAGTTGCATcagcaaatgaaataaaaagagaaaaaaagtagaaaaaaagaGTTTACTATTCCATGCTGTCATTTATGAAAATTTCTAGTACACACCTAATACATTAATTTGATTCAAATcttatttcatccaaaaaacgTCATTGTCAGTATTTGAAAGTTACGGAACTATAATGATACAAAATCCAAAAATTAGAGACAAAAAATGTAAGGTCAAAACTGTCGGCTAATCACAATTTGATGTTGAGGGTAGGTATTCTTGGTTCTCGTCAATTATCATATTTtgtctaaaataaaaaacatttCGAACAAGATTTGTCTTAATGAAAATATTGGATGCCAGTTGCGTGCATGATCTAGACATACTCAACAAAAATTGCAGTATTCTCTCCATGCGAAATTGGCTAAGCTCGGGCTAAcatgaattttcaaataaactagttttattcatttaaaGAAGTTTTTCAACTACTACTTATCCAAGTAAATTGATTATAGGGGGAGCAGTGGCAGAGTCAGCACTCTATATTGAGGGGGTCCAACAATCAACCTTAGTGTAGATTATGCTTTTagatttatataaaaaaaaaatactatgtATGTTGATTTAAAAAGCTTTATCCCTTTTAAAGTGACATATTGAGGGGGTCCAACAATCAACCTTAGTGTAGATTATGCTTTTagatttatataaaaaaaaatactatgtATGTTGATTTAAAAAGCTTTATCCCTTTTAAAGTGACATCAAAGTTTAATTTGGAATAGGTTGAAAATTTCTGTTAAAAGTaatcaataaaaaattttattttttaagaggttaatgtaaaatgaggaGGGAATATATAAAACTTTTAGAGAATAATCTATataaaaaacttttcttaaatCTAAGAGGAGCAATGCAACTAAAGGAGACCATATTTACAAATTTAGAGGATGCAAACATGGTGCAAACTTTAAAATGTTAAAAGAATTTTAAGACCATTAtgtaattttatcaaatttggGAGGGGGAGAGGCAATTGCCCACCTTCATTCCAATGTGACTCCAACATTGAGGAGGGAAGAATGGGTTGAGTGGTACAGAGAGGAGGGAGTATAAATGAAAGTTCCTAAATTCGAGACCTTTCACttacaaactaaaaaaaaaatttaaatagatATAAAAAAAAGGCAATTTGATGTTCGAACACACAACCATAAATGAAGCTAACTCCATGTTTAACAAGTGGATTCACAGCCTTATGCATACTCTTTAAATTAAAGATTCAACATTTATATATCTTGTAAATAGAAAATGATGGTAATGTATTACTATACAACATAGTGACAAAAGTTTACATAATCAAATCAGCATGCACATCACCTTTATAAGGGAAAACCATATGTCAGGAATTTCAGAAGCAACTAGTCTCCACCAGCAGCTTAGATCATCAAATTATTTGCAGCATATACTACtgatcctttctttgtttttgttagGTAAGTTGGTGTTGTTGGTTCCCCTCTGAAAAGTAAACGAGGATTGTCCAATGGATTCATCACCGACCACAATATCCAACACCTTCAAGTACAATTCCCCACATCAACCAATTTTCAACATTGTAGAAGCCCCATTTCATCACAAATCCTTTGCGCAGAGCTATACAACAAGAGATGCATCTTTCTCCCCATATCTCAAACCCAAAGAACCCGATCGATTCCCTTCTCAAGTTGTGACTTCTGTCGCAGACGATACAGAACTAAACGTTTTTGATGCCCAAAAGTACTTCAGTGAAAGTACCAATGAACCTAAAGAATGCAAAGGAATATACTCTTCTCAATCAAGTCTCAATCATGCATCAGAGCCAAGTGATGCAGGCTGGCGATTTTCCTCAGCATCATCAACTGTCGATGGCTACAGCAGAAATTTCCAGGGACGATCTTTCCATGCTACTCCTACGGCTTCTTCTGAAGCTAGTTGGAATAGCCAGACTGGCCTGCTATCCAATCCACCTGGTCCAATTCCTGTATCTTTGATGAATACTCGTGCTGATCATGATGGAGGCCCGAATAGAGGTTCCTCTTCGGCTGCCAAGTGGATGTTTTGTCGAAAATGCCCGTGTGGTGGGATGAAATCCGTTCAAGTTGATGAAGGGAGCTCAGACCACAGATCCCAAGCTGTCAATGAGGACAACCACAAGAATACTAAACCTGATGTGTATCAGAAAAGGCAGGGCCATAGGTCCCATGACCATGAAAAAATGGTAGAAAAGATATCCAGCATGTCCCAGAAAAGTACGGTAAGTGATCTTGATCATTCAGTAAAAAGACATCAGACTGTCAGTTCAAATACTTCAAGGGTTTCACTTCCATCGGAGAATCATTTCATTCCAACATCTGTTTCCCAACAACGAATCCCTGCATCTGGAAAAGCGCCCTTTACGGATGGAGCCATGACATTTTCTTTCCCTGTCTTGAACCCTTCTTACCCTTTTAAGCCTGAGCAGAAGGGCTTCCTGACAACACCAAAACTCAATATCCCTTTAGATGAACCACAACGGATATCATTGGAAGTTTTTCGGCCCTCAGACCGTACAATCTCAAGGAAGTCGATCGATCAGCAGCGAGTTGCATTAGGGGCTAAAACCCACGGCAGTCACTTGGATCGTCGTGGTAATTTCGCGTTTCCCGGAAGTCCTATGACCGGCGAAGACGATGTTGCTAGTGATGCAAGTTCAGATTTGTTTGAGATCGAGAGCTTTTCCACTCAGACCACATCGTATCCAAATCCAATGTATCGCAGGCGGGATTCGCTGGACGAGGCCTCCACGTTCAATGCAAGGCGATTGGGAGGTTTCTATGGTACCGATGGTCGTGGGAGTCTTGACGAGCCAATGACACCAACAACCGAGAACTATGCACCAAGTGAAGCTAGCATTGATTGGAGTGTAACAACTGCAGAAGGGTTCGACCGAGCAAGCGTCTCTAACTTCTCCATAACTGcttctgaaatcgaagatttcTCGATCACGAGGCGGAGATCTCTGGAGAAAGGATCCACTCGTCAAGCTTGGAGCGGCGGTGGTGGTGGCAGCGGCGACAACAGTGCTGACGCTGGTAAGAAGAAAGGAACCGGGTTGTTGTTAAGCTGTCGGCATGAG
Protein-coding sequences here:
- the LOC113697436 gene encoding large ribosomal subunit protein eL39x produces the protein MPSHKTFMIKKKLAKKQRQNRPIPYWIRMRTDNTIRYNAKRRHWRRTKLGF
- the LOC113697427 gene encoding uncharacterized protein, which produces MDSSPTTISNTFKYNSPHQPIFNIVEAPFHHKSFAQSYTTRDASFSPYLKPKEPDRFPSQVVTSVADDTELNVFDAQKYFSESTNEPKECKGIYSSQSSLNHASEPSDAGWRFSSASSTVDGYSRNFQGRSFHATPTASSEASWNSQTGLLSNPPGPIPVSLMNTRADHDGGPNRGSSSAAKWMFCRKCPCGGMKSVQVDEGSSDHRSQAVNEDNHKNTKPDVYQKRQGHRSHDHEKMVEKISSMSQKSTVSDLDHSVKRHQTVSSNTSRVSLPSENHFIPTSVSQQRIPASGKAPFTDGAMTFSFPVLNPSYPFKPEQKGFLTTPKLNIPLDEPQRISLEVFRPSDRTISRKSIDQQRVALGAKTHGSHLDRRGNFAFPGSPMTGEDDVASDASSDLFEIESFSTQTTSYPNPMYRRRDSLDEASTFNARRLGGFYGTDGRGSLDEPMTPTTENYAPSEASIDWSVTTAEGFDRASVSNFSITASEIEDFSITRRRSLEKGSTRQAWSGGGGGSGDNSADAGKKKGTGLLLSCRHERAVSVGPHPLKFMPEGGPPLPLISTSAHVNSAASRPPKPNAPPLAKGHSAHLSLAFAA